From Streptomyces sp. TLI_105, the proteins below share one genomic window:
- a CDS encoding TerD family protein, translated as MHEMSKGANIGLATLSENTGAVVVGLSWSSATGEGDADVSVLLVDGSGKVRGDTDFYFYNHPAAEDGSVQLLGKVPTENGSEDRISLDLTAIPEDVTTIVVAASQYGGACFGDLDDLRMTVTDRSGEPLLGFSIEDATIETAFIFGELYRRNDEWKFRAVGQGYETGLAGLATDFGITVDEGDENEPEGREAGAEQPGDPATADRPSLPSSGLVEEAGAPASGTAPGTQTAAVPIPAQAGAAPASAAPGGTPEPARRRGARTAKKKVTLPKVVKKSLAENDTWRPARLFPVPSYKSDREREVRATSVLLSVMAEVPEFGRRLTAGFGAPAGRMQTFTEVSLPHGDSPKRPDGVIRTERAGKLWTALVETKTNGNPLKSEQVQNYMDIAARRGYEAVITLSNDVALEGSPLVEVKTDGRRKHKVALWHLSWAEVAHQAQMLIRHEGVGNAAHAWLLQELLHYLQHENSGCHGFQNMGPSWVPVRNGIDTETLCQGDPRAVEVVESWERLIRQVCLRLGGELGQKTLPVQRARRGTDPKSRRTALADRLCEEGKLSAELRVDGAHGILSITADLRTGKIRTSMDVSAPDGAYPLSVAKRLVRVLEEAPADLHVETLLEGRSGPRGTLERLRPEPGDLLPKDNAVITGFRLSLFKGMGNSRGSAESGFIRSIDEAVDRFHGSVVAHLGQFEQRRTSRARAAVGSSGAE; from the coding sequence ATGCACGAGATGTCCAAGGGAGCCAACATCGGACTGGCCACCCTCAGTGAAAACACCGGCGCGGTCGTCGTCGGTCTGAGCTGGAGCAGTGCGACGGGCGAGGGCGACGCGGACGTCTCGGTGCTGCTCGTCGACGGCAGCGGGAAGGTGCGCGGCGACACCGACTTCTACTTCTACAACCACCCCGCCGCCGAGGACGGCAGCGTGCAGCTGCTCGGCAAGGTCCCGACGGAGAACGGCAGCGAGGACCGGATCAGCCTGGACCTCACGGCGATCCCCGAGGACGTCACCACGATCGTGGTGGCGGCGAGCCAGTACGGCGGTGCCTGTTTCGGCGATCTGGACGACCTGCGCATGACGGTCACCGACCGCTCGGGCGAGCCGCTGCTCGGCTTCTCCATCGAGGACGCCACGATCGAGACGGCCTTCATCTTCGGCGAGCTCTACCGGCGGAACGACGAGTGGAAGTTCCGTGCCGTCGGACAGGGGTACGAGACCGGACTCGCCGGACTCGCCACCGATTTCGGCATCACCGTCGACGAGGGGGACGAGAACGAGCCGGAAGGCCGGGAAGCCGGTGCGGAGCAGCCCGGAGACCCCGCCACGGCCGACCGCCCCTCGCTCCCCTCCTCGGGACTCGTCGAGGAGGCCGGTGCCCCCGCGTCCGGTACCGCTCCCGGTACGCAGACCGCCGCCGTCCCGATTCCCGCCCAGGCCGGCGCCGCCCCCGCTTCTGCCGCGCCCGGCGGTACGCCCGAGCCCGCGCGGCGCCGTGGTGCGCGGACGGCGAAGAAGAAGGTCACGCTCCCGAAGGTCGTGAAGAAGTCCCTGGCGGAGAACGACACCTGGAGGCCCGCCCGGCTCTTCCCCGTCCCCTCGTACAAGAGCGACCGGGAGCGCGAGGTGCGTGCCACCTCCGTCCTGCTCTCGGTGATGGCGGAGGTCCCCGAGTTCGGCAGGCGCCTCACCGCCGGTTTCGGAGCGCCCGCCGGCCGCATGCAGACGTTCACCGAAGTGTCGCTGCCCCACGGGGACAGCCCGAAGCGTCCGGACGGCGTCATCCGGACGGAGCGCGCCGGAAAGCTCTGGACGGCGCTCGTCGAGACGAAGACCAACGGCAATCCGCTGAAGTCGGAGCAGGTCCAGAACTACATGGACATCGCCGCGCGGCGCGGATACGAGGCCGTCATCACCCTGTCCAACGACGTGGCCCTGGAGGGAAGTCCGCTCGTCGAGGTCAAGACGGACGGCAGGCGCAAGCACAAGGTGGCGCTCTGGCACCTGTCCTGGGCCGAGGTGGCCCACCAGGCCCAGATGCTGATCCGGCACGAGGGCGTGGGCAACGCCGCGCACGCCTGGCTCCTCCAGGAGCTCCTCCACTACCTCCAGCACGAGAACTCCGGCTGCCACGGCTTCCAGAACATGGGGCCGTCCTGGGTGCCCGTCCGCAACGGGATCGACACCGAGACCCTGTGCCAGGGCGACCCCCGCGCGGTGGAGGTCGTGGAGAGCTGGGAGCGGCTGATCCGTCAGGTCTGTCTGCGGCTGGGCGGTGAACTCGGACAGAAGACCCTGCCCGTGCAGCGGGCCAGGCGCGGCACCGACCCCAAGTCCCGGCGTACGGCGCTCGCCGACCGGCTCTGCGAGGAGGGGAAGCTCTCCGCGGAGCTGCGCGTCGACGGCGCGCACGGCATCCTGTCCATCACCGCGGACCTGCGCACCGGGAAGATCCGTACGTCCATGGACGTGTCCGCTCCGGACGGTGCCTACCCCCTCTCGGTCGCGAAGCGGCTCGTGCGCGTCCTGGAGGAGGCCCCCGCCGACCTGCACGTGGAGACGCTGCTCGAGGGTCGCAGCGGGCCCCGGGGGACGCTGGAGCGCCTGCGCCCCGAGCCGGGTGACCTGCTGCCCAAGGACAACGCGGTCATCACCGGTTTCCGGCTGTCGCTCTTCAAGGGCATGGGCAACAGCCGGGGCAGCGCGGAGTCGGGCTTCATCCGCAGCATCGACGAGGCCGTCGACCGTTTCCACGGCTCGGTGGTCGCGCACCTGGGCCAGTTCGAGCAGCGGCGGACATCGCGTGCACGGGCCGCCGTCGGGTCTTCCGGGGCGGAGTGA
- a CDS encoding MFS transporter — protein sequence MPTDTAPADVHADVHARRWTALALICAAQFMLILDVTVVNVALPALAADLDLDRTALTWVVTAYTLCFGGLMLLGGRLADALGARRVLLTGLALFTAASLTCGLAPNAAVLLSGRVAQGIGAALLSPAALALVTTLFHGPERARAIGAWAAVGGTGSAVGVLLGGALTSGPGWPWIFYVNVPTGLALLAVLPRLLPKDPAPTRAPHLDVPGALLVTSATGTLVYGLVRAGDSGWTAQATLLPLLGAIALYAGFAAVERRTRTPLMDLRMLTRRPVVAGSLLMLVATALLISFFFLGSMRLQHVHGLDAFRTGLLFLPVALTTAIGAHLGSRLVTTVGPRACTTGGMALAAAGCLPLAFLTPTADPWTTLLPALATAALGLGAVFVTATTTALGLIPSHEAGLASGIVNTFHELGGTIGVALASTLALGTTPPAPTGFTTAFTACALTSAAAALTAPFLVPRGRPHATGGAHGMH from the coding sequence ATGCCCACCGACACCGCCCCCGCCGACGTCCACGCCGACGTCCACGCCCGCCGCTGGACCGCCCTCGCGCTGATCTGCGCGGCCCAGTTCATGCTGATCCTCGACGTCACCGTCGTGAACGTCGCCCTGCCCGCCCTCGCCGCCGACCTCGACCTCGACCGCACCGCCCTGACCTGGGTCGTCACCGCGTACACCCTCTGCTTCGGCGGCCTGATGCTCCTCGGCGGACGGCTGGCGGACGCCCTCGGCGCCCGCCGGGTCCTCCTCACCGGACTCGCCCTGTTCACGGCGGCCTCACTCACCTGCGGGCTCGCACCGAACGCCGCCGTCCTGCTCTCCGGCCGCGTCGCCCAGGGCATCGGCGCCGCACTCCTCTCCCCGGCGGCGCTCGCCCTCGTCACCACCCTGTTCCACGGCCCCGAACGGGCCAGGGCGATCGGCGCCTGGGCGGCCGTCGGCGGCACCGGCTCGGCCGTCGGCGTCCTCCTCGGCGGCGCCCTCACGTCCGGCCCGGGCTGGCCCTGGATCTTCTACGTGAACGTCCCGACGGGCCTGGCGCTGCTCGCCGTGCTCCCGAGGCTGCTGCCGAAGGACCCCGCCCCGACGCGCGCTCCCCACCTGGACGTCCCGGGCGCCCTCCTCGTCACCTCCGCCACCGGCACGCTCGTCTACGGGCTCGTCCGGGCGGGCGACTCCGGCTGGACCGCCCAGGCCACCCTGCTGCCGCTCCTGGGCGCGATCGCCCTCTACGCGGGGTTCGCGGCGGTGGAACGAAGGACCCGCACGCCCCTCATGGACCTGCGGATGCTGACCCGGCGCCCGGTCGTGGCCGGCTCCCTGCTCATGCTGGTCGCGACCGCGCTCCTGATCTCGTTCTTCTTCCTGGGCTCGATGCGGCTCCAGCACGTCCACGGCCTCGACGCCTTCCGCACCGGCCTCCTCTTCCTCCCGGTCGCCCTCACCACGGCGATCGGCGCGCACCTCGGCTCCCGCCTGGTCACGACCGTGGGCCCGCGCGCCTGCACCACCGGCGGCATGGCCCTGGCGGCCGCCGGCTGTCTGCCCCTGGCGTTCCTCACCCCGACCGCCGACCCCTGGACCACCCTCCTGCCGGCCCTGGCCACGGCGGCGCTCGGCCTGGGCGCGGTCTTCGTCACGGCGACCACGACGGCCCTCGGCCTGATCCCGTCGCACGAGGCCGGCCTCGCCTCGGGCATCGTCAACACCTTCCACGAGCTCGGCGGCACGATCGGCGTGGCCCTCGCCTCCACCCTCGCCCTCGGCACCACGCCCCCGGCCCCGACCGGCTTCACCACCGCCTTCACGGCCTGCGCCCTGACGTCCGCGGCGGCAGCCCTGACGGCCCCCTTCCTCGTCCCCCGAGGCAGGCCCCACGCGACCGGCGGGGCCCACGGGATGCACTGA
- a CDS encoding TetR/AcrR family transcriptional regulator → MEPKPAPTGPRAARKRQAVVRAARDLFLREGFGVGMDAIAAEAGVSKVTVYNHFGSKEALFTAVVAGALDEPLGADTDGPDLSRLPDAEDLRAALIEAGRAWARAVRADDEGRALRTLVATELHRFPELGRAWRAHGPAGHHPAVAGALRALADRGRLAIPDLEVAVLQLYSLLVFPQMVFEQYGTELTEELSERLVVDGVEMFLRRYTP, encoded by the coding sequence ATGGAACCCAAGCCCGCACCCACCGGCCCCCGCGCCGCCCGCAAGCGACAGGCCGTCGTGCGGGCCGCCCGCGACCTCTTCCTCCGGGAGGGCTTCGGCGTCGGCATGGACGCCATCGCCGCCGAGGCGGGCGTCTCCAAGGTGACCGTCTACAACCACTTCGGCAGCAAGGAAGCCCTCTTCACCGCCGTCGTCGCCGGCGCCCTCGACGAGCCGCTGGGCGCCGACACCGACGGCCCGGACCTCTCCCGGCTCCCCGACGCCGAGGACCTGCGCGCCGCCCTCATCGAGGCCGGGCGCGCCTGGGCGCGGGCCGTACGTGCCGACGACGAGGGCCGCGCCCTGCGCACCCTCGTCGCCACCGAGCTCCACCGCTTCCCCGAGCTGGGTCGCGCCTGGCGCGCGCACGGCCCCGCCGGCCACCACCCCGCCGTCGCGGGCGCCCTGCGCGCCCTCGCCGACCGGGGCCGGCTCGCGATCCCGGACCTGGAGGTCGCGGTTCTTCAGCTGTACTCGCTGCTCGTCTTCCCGCAGATGGTGTTCGAGCAGTACGGGACGGAGCTGACCGAGGAACTGAGCGAGCGGCTCGTCGTCGACGGGGTGGAGATGTTCCTCCGCCGCTACACGCCCTGA
- a CDS encoding metal-sensitive transcriptional regulator, producing the protein MELDLAGAELKAVLNRLRRAQGQISGVIRMIEEGRDCEEVVTQLAAASRALDRAGFAIIATGLQQCLTDIEGGRKNGEDPEAMRARLEKLFLSLA; encoded by the coding sequence GTGGAACTCGATCTCGCGGGCGCCGAGCTCAAGGCGGTCCTGAACCGGCTGCGCCGGGCGCAGGGCCAGATCTCCGGGGTGATCCGGATGATCGAGGAGGGGCGTGACTGCGAGGAGGTCGTCACCCAGCTGGCCGCCGCCTCCCGGGCCCTCGACCGGGCCGGGTTCGCGATCATCGCGACCGGGCTCCAGCAGTGCCTGACCGACATCGAGGGCGGGCGCAAGAACGGCGAGGACCCCGAGGCGATGCGGGCCCGCCTGGAGAAGCTCTTCCTCTCGCTGGCCTAG
- the wrbA gene encoding NAD(P)H:quinone oxidoreductase yields MSVKVAVIYYSATGAVHQLAQALAEGAEKAGAEVRLRRVPELAPDAAIDANPAWRAHVDATGDVEVATLEDLEWADAYALGSPTRFGNVSAQLKQYVDTTGGLWQRGVMADKPATAFTSAHNVHGGNESTLLALYNTFHHWGSVIVSPGFTDPAVYAAGGNPYGTAHPGANGAPGEEVLAAARYQGERLTRIAKRLKGLADD; encoded by the coding sequence ATGTCCGTCAAGGTCGCCGTCATCTACTACTCGGCCACGGGAGCCGTCCACCAGCTCGCCCAGGCCCTCGCCGAGGGCGCCGAGAAGGCCGGCGCCGAGGTCCGTCTGCGCCGGGTGCCCGAGCTCGCCCCCGACGCCGCCATCGACGCCAACCCGGCCTGGCGCGCCCACGTGGACGCCACCGGGGACGTGGAGGTCGCCACCCTGGAGGACCTGGAGTGGGCGGACGCGTACGCGCTCGGCTCCCCGACCCGCTTCGGCAACGTGTCCGCGCAGCTCAAGCAGTACGTCGACACGACCGGCGGCCTCTGGCAGCGGGGCGTCATGGCGGACAAGCCCGCGACCGCCTTCACCAGCGCCCACAACGTCCACGGCGGCAACGAGTCGACGCTGCTCGCGCTCTACAACACCTTCCACCACTGGGGCTCGGTCATCGTCTCGCCCGGCTTCACCGACCCGGCGGTGTACGCGGCCGGCGGCAACCCGTACGGCACCGCCCACCCGGGCGCCAACGGCGCCCCGGGGGAGGAGGTCCTCGCGGCCGCCCGCTACCAGGGCGAGCGCCTGACCCGCATCGCGAAGCGCCTGAAGGGCCTGGCGGACGACTGA
- a CDS encoding TetR/AcrR family transcriptional regulator translates to MSTENPRAGDRTAPVLDLLPTVDAPAPERADAARNRRRILDAAARIVAEEGPDAVTMNQVAHASGIGVGTVYRRFGDVSQLLWALLDERERAFQEAYMSGPPPLGPGAPAAERLDAFLDALVDRVAAQRALLLAAHSAAPRARYHSGAYRVMHTHMALLIGELRPGSDRTLLAHLALAPFSPDVMHHLTVEQELSAERLKAGVRELLTLRT, encoded by the coding sequence ATGAGCACGGAGAACCCGCGGGCCGGAGACAGGACGGCGCCGGTGCTCGACCTGCTCCCCACCGTCGACGCCCCCGCCCCCGAGCGCGCCGACGCGGCCCGCAACCGGCGCAGGATCCTCGACGCGGCCGCCCGGATCGTCGCCGAGGAGGGCCCCGACGCCGTCACCATGAACCAGGTCGCCCACGCCAGCGGCATCGGCGTCGGCACCGTCTACCGCCGCTTCGGCGACGTCTCCCAGCTGCTGTGGGCGCTCCTCGACGAGCGCGAGCGCGCGTTCCAGGAGGCGTACATGAGCGGCCCGCCCCCGCTGGGCCCCGGCGCCCCCGCCGCCGAGCGGCTCGACGCCTTCCTCGACGCGCTCGTCGACCGGGTCGCCGCGCAGCGCGCCCTGCTGCTCGCGGCGCACTCCGCCGCACCCCGCGCCCGCTACCACAGCGGCGCCTACCGGGTGATGCACACGCACATGGCCCTGCTCATCGGGGAGCTCAGGCCGGGGAGCGACCGCACGCTCCTCGCGCACCTGGCGCTCGCGCCGTTCTCGCCCGACGTCATGCACCACCTGACGGTCGAACAGGAGCTGTCGGCCGAGCGCCTCAAGGCCGGCGTGCGGGAGCTGCTCACCCTGCGGACCTGA
- a CDS encoding alpha/beta hydrolase — MTTYLILHGFQNHRPPAHWQHWLAGQLRGRGHEVRYPQLPSPDAPVLDEWLDALEEHGQRPAEGEFVVLAHSLSVLLWLRAGDRRPDADRALLVAPPSPRVTASIPEIAAFADGLDLTEAGLKARLVYGDGDPYCPEGADLHYGIPLGLDLDHVPAGEHLNPDSGYGEWPSLLDWCEDPAVRVRGNGNP; from the coding sequence ATGACCACGTACCTGATCCTGCACGGCTTCCAGAACCACCGCCCGCCCGCCCACTGGCAGCACTGGCTCGCCGGGCAGCTGCGCGGGCGCGGCCACGAGGTCCGCTACCCCCAGCTGCCCTCGCCGGACGCGCCCGTCCTCGACGAGTGGCTCGACGCCCTGGAGGAGCACGGGCAGCGCCCGGCCGAGGGGGAGTTCGTGGTCCTCGCGCACAGCCTGTCGGTGCTGCTGTGGCTGCGCGCCGGGGACCGGCGGCCGGACGCCGACCGGGCCCTCCTGGTCGCCCCGCCCTCCCCCCGGGTCACCGCCTCGATCCCGGAGATCGCCGCCTTCGCCGACGGCCTCGACCTGACGGAGGCGGGGCTCAAGGCGCGCCTCGTGTACGGGGACGGGGATCCGTACTGCCCCGAGGGCGCCGATCTGCACTACGGCATCCCGCTCGGCCTCGACCTGGACCACGTACCGGCCGGCGAGCACCTCAACCCCGACTCGGGGTACGGGGAGTGGCCCTCGCTCCTGGACTGGTGCGAGGACCCGGCCGTACGGGTGCGGGGGAACGGGAACCCGTGA
- the pip gene encoding prolyl aminopeptidase, with protein sequence MHPETAPHDQGLLDVGDGNLVHWEVSGNPEGKPALVVHGGPGSGSSPRSRRYFDPEAYRVVLFDQRGCGRSTPHASDPAADMSVNTTAHLVADMERLREHLGIDKWLLYGGSWGSTLILAYAEAHPERVSEIVIASVTTTRRSETAWLYEGVGRFFPEAHERFRAGAGNASDAVGAYAALMNHPDRAVREKAAADWCAWEDAVLSMEGMGTPYTDRVDDARLGFVRICSHYFAHGAFLEEGALIRDAHRLAGIPGVLIHGRLDMGGPLTTAWELTRVWPDAELHVVEGAGHLGGEETRERILAALDRFAKG encoded by the coding sequence ATGCACCCCGAGACCGCACCTCACGACCAAGGCCTGCTCGACGTGGGCGACGGCAACCTCGTCCACTGGGAGGTGTCCGGAAACCCGGAGGGCAAGCCCGCGCTCGTCGTGCACGGCGGTCCGGGCTCCGGCTCCTCCCCGCGCAGCCGGCGGTACTTCGACCCGGAGGCGTACCGGGTCGTCCTCTTCGACCAGCGCGGCTGCGGGCGCTCCACCCCGCACGCGAGCGACCCGGCCGCCGACATGAGCGTGAACACCACCGCGCACCTGGTGGCCGACATGGAGCGGCTGCGCGAGCACCTCGGGATCGACAAGTGGCTTCTGTACGGCGGCTCCTGGGGCTCCACGCTGATCCTGGCGTACGCGGAGGCCCACCCCGAGCGCGTGTCGGAGATCGTGATCGCGTCCGTCACGACCACCCGCCGTTCCGAGACCGCCTGGCTGTACGAGGGCGTCGGCCGCTTCTTCCCCGAGGCCCACGAGCGCTTCCGGGCGGGGGCGGGAAACGCCTCCGACGCCGTGGGGGCGTACGCGGCCCTCATGAACCACCCCGACCGGGCCGTACGGGAGAAGGCCGCGGCCGACTGGTGCGCCTGGGAGGACGCGGTCCTCTCGATGGAGGGCATGGGAACCCCGTACACCGACCGGGTCGACGACGCCCGGCTCGGCTTCGTCCGGATCTGCTCCCACTACTTCGCGCACGGCGCCTTCCTGGAGGAGGGCGCGCTGATCCGCGACGCGCACCGGCTCGCCGGCATCCCCGGGGTCCTGATCCACGGCAGGCTCGACATGGGCGGGCCGCTCACCACCGCCTGGGAGCTGACCCGCGTCTGGCCGGACGCCGAGCTGCACGTCGTCGAGGGTGCGGGGCACCTGGGCGGCGAGGAGACCCGGGAGCGGATCCTGGCGGCCCTCGACCGGTTCGCGAAGGGGTGA
- a CDS encoding M28 family metallopeptidase, producing the protein MNASQRRAAAILAAAALATPLVLASPATAGQDPTAAPARDAARLAKKLVRETTAQDAYRHLQKFQAIADSAAGNRAAGTLGHDASAAYVYTQLKKAGYDVRYQQFDFVYTETLTEKASVLSPDPRTLGIKAMTYTKSTPVGGITAELAAVPVDADGSTGCEPGDFASGTFTGKIALIKRGVCSFAIKQQNAAAAGAAGAIVYNNVDGALSGTLGEPASGKIPTGGISLAEGTRLAADLAKGPVSLSFEIRQLQEKRTTNNVIAETRGGNAANTVMLGSHLDSVTAGPGINDNGSGSAGLLQTALELAKSKDKVRNKIRFAWWSAEEVGLLGSEHYVDSLSQLDRKEIKLYLNFDMIASPNYGLFVYDGDNSDGVGAGAGPEGSAQLERDITDFMDKRGVPHEGTDFTGRSDYGPFINVGIPSGGTFTGAEGIKSPAQAARFGGTAGVAYDVNYHAKGDDIRNIDMTAFDVNIDVIANAVGTYAHDISSLRKPVVSTPTTGDAGSGGGLHGDHDEVTS; encoded by the coding sequence GTGAACGCATCCCAGCGCCGGGCCGCGGCCATCCTCGCCGCCGCCGCCCTCGCCACCCCGCTGGTCCTCGCCTCCCCCGCCACCGCGGGTCAGGACCCCACGGCCGCGCCCGCCCGCGACGCCGCCCGGCTGGCGAAGAAGCTGGTCCGCGAAACCACCGCCCAGGACGCCTACAGGCATCTGCAGAAGTTCCAGGCGATAGCCGACTCGGCCGCCGGAAACCGCGCGGCCGGCACCCTCGGCCACGACGCCTCGGCCGCCTATGTGTACACCCAGCTCAAGAAGGCCGGATACGACGTCCGGTACCAGCAGTTCGACTTCGTCTACACCGAGACGCTCACCGAGAAGGCCTCCGTCCTCTCGCCCGATCCCCGGACGCTCGGCATCAAGGCGATGACGTACACGAAGTCCACCCCGGTCGGCGGGATCACCGCCGAGCTGGCGGCCGTCCCGGTCGACGCCGACGGCTCCACCGGCTGCGAGCCGGGCGACTTCGCCTCCGGCACCTTCACCGGGAAGATCGCGCTGATCAAGCGCGGTGTCTGCTCCTTCGCGATCAAGCAGCAGAACGCCGCCGCGGCCGGTGCCGCCGGCGCGATCGTCTACAACAACGTCGACGGCGCCCTCTCCGGCACCCTCGGCGAACCGGCCTCCGGCAAGATCCCCACCGGCGGGATCAGCCTGGCCGAGGGCACGCGGCTCGCCGCCGACCTCGCCAAGGGCCCGGTCTCGCTCTCCTTCGAGATCCGCCAGCTCCAGGAGAAGCGCACCACCAACAACGTCATCGCGGAGACCCGGGGCGGCAACGCCGCCAACACCGTGATGCTCGGCTCCCACCTCGACTCCGTCACCGCCGGCCCCGGCATCAACGACAACGGCTCCGGCTCCGCCGGTCTCCTGCAGACCGCCCTGGAGCTCGCCAAGTCGAAGGACAAGGTCCGCAACAAGATCCGCTTCGCCTGGTGGTCGGCGGAGGAGGTCGGCCTCCTCGGCTCCGAGCACTACGTCGACAGCCTGTCGCAGCTCGACCGCAAGGAGATCAAGCTCTACCTCAACTTCGACATGATCGCCTCGCCGAACTACGGCCTGTTCGTGTACGACGGCGACAACTCGGACGGCGTCGGCGCGGGCGCCGGACCCGAGGGCTCCGCCCAACTGGAGCGCGACATCACCGACTTCATGGACAAGCGCGGGGTCCCGCACGAGGGCACCGACTTCACCGGCCGCTCCGACTACGGCCCGTTCATCAACGTCGGCATCCCCTCCGGCGGCACCTTCACCGGCGCCGAGGGCATCAAGTCCCCTGCCCAGGCCGCCCGGTTCGGCGGCACGGCGGGCGTCGCGTACGACGTGAACTACCACGCCAAGGGCGACGACATCCGCAACATCGACATGACGGCCTTCGACGTCAACATCGACGTCATCGCCAACGCCGTGGGCACCTACGCCCACGACATCTCCTCCCTGCGCAAGCCGGTCGTCTCCACCCCGACCACGGGCGACGCGGGCAGCGGCGGCGGCCTGCACGGCGACCACGACGAGGTGACCTCGTAG
- a CDS encoding helicase HerA-like domain-containing protein: protein MSVSEPPPASPAGPPAAPGGPPAPLTGPAAEIAAGYAFDGPALELGALLWDGVCHPDARIRVPLPVLNRHGLVAGATGTGKTKTLQLIAEQLSANGVPVFLADIKGDVSGISAPGQDGERVRERAGQVGQEWRGRGFPCEFYGLGGTGPGIPVRATVTGFGPVLLSKVLRLNQTQEQSLGLIFHYADAKGLELIDLKDLRAVVAFLVSDTGKAELKGIGGLSTVTAGVILRSITAFEQQGAGDFFGEPEFDTAELLRTAADGRGIVSVLELPAVQDKPQLFSTFLMWMLADLFGDLPEVGDLEKPKLVFFFDEAHLLFSGASKAFLESITQTVRLIRSKGVGVFFVTQTPKDVPSDVLAQLGNRVQHALRAFTPEDAKALKATVRTFPRSPYDLEEVLTGLGTGEAVITVLSEEGAPTPVAATRLRAPESLMGPVDAAALDAAVKGSPLYGRYAEAVDRESAYERLTAEQRAAEAAALEAAAAKEAEKAEKEGRAGARAPREKEEPSLAEQVVGSGIFKSLARSVGTQLGREISRSLFGTARRRR from the coding sequence ATGAGCGTGAGCGAGCCGCCGCCCGCCTCCCCGGCGGGGCCGCCCGCCGCCCCTGGAGGGCCGCCCGCCCCCCTGACGGGGCCCGCCGCCGAGATCGCCGCCGGGTACGCCTTCGACGGACCCGCACTCGAACTGGGGGCGCTGCTCTGGGACGGCGTCTGTCACCCGGACGCGCGTATCCGCGTCCCGCTGCCCGTGCTCAACCGGCACGGTCTGGTCGCCGGGGCGACCGGCACCGGCAAGACGAAGACGCTCCAGCTGATCGCCGAGCAGCTCTCGGCGAACGGCGTGCCGGTCTTCCTCGCCGACATCAAGGGCGACGTCTCCGGGATCTCCGCCCCCGGCCAGGACGGCGAGAGGGTTCGGGAGCGCGCCGGGCAGGTGGGCCAGGAGTGGCGGGGGCGCGGCTTCCCCTGCGAGTTCTACGGGCTCGGCGGCACCGGCCCCGGCATCCCGGTCCGCGCGACGGTGACCGGCTTCGGTCCGGTGCTCCTGTCCAAGGTGCTCCGGCTCAACCAGACGCAGGAGCAGTCGCTCGGCCTGATCTTCCACTACGCCGACGCCAAGGGCCTGGAGCTGATCGACCTCAAGGACCTGCGGGCGGTGGTGGCCTTCCTGGTCTCGGACACGGGGAAGGCCGAACTCAAGGGCATCGGGGGCCTGTCGACGGTGACGGCCGGGGTGATCCTGCGGTCGATCACGGCCTTCGAGCAGCAGGGGGCGGGGGACTTCTTCGGGGAGCCTGAGTTCGACACGGCCGAGCTGCTGCGGACGGCGGCGGACGGGCGCGGGATCGTCTCGGTCCTGGAGCTGCCGGCCGTGCAGGACAAGCCGCAGCTGTTCTCGACCTTCCTGATGTGGATGCTGGCGGACCTCTTCGGCGACCTCCCGGAGGTCGGCGACCTGGAGAAGCCGAAGCTGGTCTTCTTCTTCGACGAGGCGCACCTGCTCTTCAGCGGCGCCTCGAAGGCCTTCCTGGAGTCGATCACGCAGACGGTCCGGCTGATCCGCTCGAAGGGCGTCGGGGTCTTCTTCGTGACGCAGACCCCGAAGGACGTCCCCTCGGACGTGCTGGCGCAGCTCGGCAACCGGGTGCAGCACGCGCTGCGCGCCTTCACCCCGGAAGACGCGAAGGCCCTGAAGGCGACGGTGCGGACCTTCCCGAGGTCGCCGTACGACCTGGAGGAGGTGCTCACCGGGCTCGGTACGGGCGAGGCGGTGATCACCGTACTGAGCGAGGAGGGCGCGCCGACGCCGGTCGCGGCGACCCGGCTGCGGGCCCCCGAGTCGCTGATGGGCCCGGTCGACGCGGCGGCCCTGGACGCGGCGGTGAAGGGTTCGCCGCTGTACGGGCGGTACGCGGAGGCGGTGGACCGGGAGTCGGCGTACGAGAGGCTGACCGCCGAGCAGCGGGCGGCGGAGGCGGCGGCCCTTGAGGCGGCGGCCGCGAAAGAGGCGGAGAAGGCGGAGAAGGAAGGGAGGGCGGGGGCGAGGGCTCCCCGTGAGAAGGAGGAGCCCTCGCTCGCCGAACAGGTGGTGGGCAGCGGGATCTTCAAGTCCCTGGCCCGGTCGGTCGGCACCCAGCTGGGCCGGGAGATCAGCCGCTCGCTCTTCGGGACGGCCCGCCGGAGGCGCTGA